A region of Granulicella sibirica DNA encodes the following proteins:
- the hisH gene encoding imidazole glycerol phosphate synthase subunit HisH, which produces MIAVIDYKAGNLTSVVKTLTYLGAETEITQDPEVVRRASKIVLPGVGHFRATSLLNELHITKAVRESIARGAWFLGVCVGLQWLYQGSTEAPETPGLGHFAGECERFPALFEGEPLKAPHVGWNSLEDLKPDSKLMRGIQPGEFVYYTHSWRAPLSPDTAASTPYGGSFTGAVERDNVMGVQFHPEKSASVGLRVLQNFIDL; this is translated from the coding sequence ATGATCGCCGTCATCGACTACAAGGCGGGCAACCTCACCAGCGTAGTGAAGACCCTCACCTATCTAGGCGCCGAGACCGAGATCACGCAGGACCCCGAAGTCGTTCGCCGCGCCTCGAAGATCGTCCTCCCCGGCGTAGGCCACTTCCGGGCCACGTCCCTACTGAACGAGCTCCACATCACCAAAGCCGTGCGCGAGAGCATCGCCCGAGGAGCCTGGTTTCTCGGCGTCTGCGTAGGCCTGCAATGGCTCTACCAGGGATCGACCGAAGCGCCCGAAACGCCCGGCCTCGGACACTTCGCCGGCGAGTGCGAGCGCTTCCCCGCCCTCTTCGAAGGCGAGCCCCTCAAGGCCCCGCACGTCGGCTGGAACTCCCTCGAAGACCTCAAGCCTGATTCAAAGCTCATGCGCGGCATCCAGCCCGGCGAGTTCGTCTACTACACCCACTCCTGGCGCGCCCCTCTCAGCCCCGACACCGCGGCGTCCACCCCCTACGGCGGGTCCTTCACCGGGGCCGTCGAGCGCGACAACGTCATGGGCGTGCAGTTTCACCCGGAAAAGTCAGCCTCGGTCGGCCTGCGGGTTTTGCAGAACTTCATCGACCTCTGA
- a CDS encoding YybH family protein: protein MTPRDEIEAMIAARGKCMARCDVEGMMRFYVEDCELITGEMPKRTGIASVGEFFRSMFDEGTVQASFVIEDLRIENTLAVFYARELLTVSLRSESSVDQYAMRHMAVLCREPDGWKFVRSMLTLEGPGLAETEI from the coding sequence ATGACCCCACGCGATGAGATCGAAGCCATGATCGCCGCTCGCGGCAAATGCATGGCGCGCTGCGATGTCGAGGGCATGATGCGCTTCTACGTCGAAGACTGCGAGCTCATCACCGGAGAGATGCCCAAGCGTACAGGCATCGCGTCTGTGGGCGAGTTCTTCCGTTCCATGTTTGACGAGGGCACGGTCCAGGCGTCCTTTGTCATAGAAGACCTTCGCATCGAGAACACTCTCGCCGTCTTCTACGCGCGAGAACTCCTCACCGTAAGCCTTCGCTCCGAGTCGTCGGTCGACCAGTACGCCATGCGCCACATGGCCGTCCTCTGCCGCGAGCCCGACGGGTGGAAGTTCGTCCGCAGCATGCTCACGCTCGAGGGTCCCGGCCTCGCGGAGACGGAGATATGA
- the hisB gene encoding imidazoleglycerol-phosphate dehydratase HisB, translating into MSEAPEIRRGSINRATTETQIALTLTIDGQGSYTVSTGIRFFDHMLELFTRHGGFDLELKCTGDLDVDQHHTVEDVGIALGEAFLEALGDKKGIMRAGYFVMAMDETLAVAAVDLSGRVAYVVDDQVNVPIVGDFQTELVSDFFDGFARGAKANVHVKTMYGRSNHHKIEAIFKAFARAMRGACSRDERMREMLPSTKGLL; encoded by the coding sequence ATGAGTGAAGCCCCAGAGATACGTCGAGGAAGCATCAACCGCGCAACCACCGAGACGCAGATCGCGCTGACCCTCACGATCGACGGCCAGGGTTCTTACACCGTCTCGACCGGCATCCGATTCTTCGACCACATGCTCGAGCTCTTCACCCGCCACGGCGGCTTCGACCTCGAACTCAAGTGCACGGGCGACCTCGACGTCGACCAGCACCACACCGTCGAAGACGTCGGTATCGCCCTCGGCGAAGCCTTCCTCGAAGCCCTCGGCGACAAGAAAGGCATCATGCGCGCCGGCTACTTCGTCATGGCCATGGACGAGACCCTCGCCGTCGCCGCCGTCGACCTCAGCGGGCGCGTCGCCTACGTCGTCGACGACCAGGTCAACGTCCCTATCGTCGGCGACTTCCAGACCGAGTTAGTCTCCGACTTCTTCGATGGCTTCGCTCGAGGAGCGAAAGCAAACGTCCACGTAAAAACGATGTACGGCCGTTCCAATCACCACAAGATCGAGGCAATCTTCAAAGCCTTCGCCCGCGCCATGCGCGGAGCCTGCAGCCGCGACGAACGTATGCGCGAGATGCTTCCAAGCACCAAAGGATTGCTCTAG
- the hisC gene encoding histidinol-phosphate transaminase translates to MITATKTVKPRAAVLAMPEYHPPLAERTALRLDFNENTFAPSPRVLEALRATTAEELTKYPEREGVEHIVARHFSLQPSEVILTNGVDEAIHLLCAAFLEAEDEAIIATPSFFMYDVSVQMMTPHLIRVQADETLAFPFDRFLAAITDRTKLIIVASPNNPTGSTISREQVLALCEAAPQAVVMVDEAYYHFHGETAMGDVPAIPNLVIARTFSKAYGMANLRIGMLAADAQLIAYVKKVASPYNINGIALACLPVALEDQAYLTWYTDQVRTGRERMMAGLTELGVTYWPSAANFVLMNIGPKHKALCEAMRARGILLRDRSSDPGCDGFVRITIGIEDHVTRGLAAMKESLAEIHWTAPAGRKPAGPEEGVREYE, encoded by the coding sequence ATGATCACCGCAACCAAAACCGTCAAACCACGCGCCGCCGTTCTCGCAATGCCTGAGTACCACCCGCCGCTCGCCGAACGTACAGCGCTGCGTCTCGACTTCAACGAGAACACCTTTGCCCCCTCGCCCCGCGTGCTCGAAGCTCTTCGCGCCACAACCGCCGAGGAGTTGACGAAGTATCCCGAGCGCGAAGGCGTCGAGCACATCGTCGCGCGGCACTTCAGCCTTCAGCCCAGCGAAGTCATCCTTACCAATGGCGTCGACGAGGCCATTCACCTCCTCTGCGCGGCGTTCCTCGAAGCTGAGGACGAAGCCATCATCGCAACCCCGTCCTTCTTCATGTACGACGTCAGCGTGCAGATGATGACGCCACATCTCATCCGTGTCCAGGCCGACGAAACGCTTGCCTTTCCCTTCGATCGCTTCCTGGCCGCCATCACCGATCGCACCAAGCTCATCATCGTGGCCTCACCCAACAACCCAACGGGTTCGACCATCAGCCGCGAGCAGGTGTTGGCCCTCTGCGAGGCCGCGCCTCAAGCCGTCGTCATGGTCGACGAGGCCTACTACCACTTCCACGGCGAGACCGCGATGGGCGACGTGCCGGCGATCCCGAACCTCGTCATCGCCCGCACCTTCTCGAAGGCTTACGGCATGGCGAACCTCCGCATCGGTATGCTCGCCGCGGACGCGCAACTCATCGCCTACGTCAAGAAGGTCGCCTCGCCCTACAACATCAACGGCATCGCGCTCGCCTGCCTTCCCGTGGCTCTCGAAGACCAGGCTTATCTCACGTGGTACACCGACCAGGTGCGCACCGGCCGCGAACGCATGATGGCCGGCCTCACCGAACTCGGCGTCACCTATTGGCCAAGCGCCGCGAACTTCGTCCTTATGAACATCGGCCCCAAACACAAGGCCTTGTGCGAAGCCATGCGCGCACGCGGTATCCTTCTCCGCGACCGTTCCTCCGACCCCGGATGCGACGGCTTCGTACGCATCACTATCGGTATTGAAGATCATGTAACACGTGGACTCGCAGCTATGAAAGAATCGCTCGCCGAGATTCATTGGACAGCGCCCGCGGGCAGGAAGCCGGCAGGGCCGGAAGAAGGAGTCAGGGAGTATGAGTGA
- the hisD gene encoding histidinol dehydrogenase yields MKLVKTFGESAKKAEALIKGLEQRGAVNTAKVESVVRTILADVRQGGDAAVAEYAVRFDELGKDISLLVSREEMQAAWDDTPEDLREAMQVARANIRAFAEAQKPKEWTISPPEPAKGGVKTGQIVRAIGAVGCYVPGGRYPLPSTLLMTVTPAQVAGVQRIVVCSPKPARETMAAAWLAGVTEFYRTGGAQAIALMAYGTETIERVDKIVGPGNLYVTAAKEIVSQECGIDMPAGPTEIVVTSELGDPAGIAADLVAQAEHDPEALAILITSNEQLAHAVSAEVNRQAKDNEIAKESIAAQGVIFVTESVTVSQTLTNRLAPEHLSVDSAEDLAWVRNAGSVFVGAFSPQSMGDYVSGPNHVLPTGRNGRVRGGLSVSDFLKVITVQEYTRKGLDALGPRAILLAEAEGLTGHAESVRVKMGRKS; encoded by the coding sequence ATGAAGCTGGTTAAGACATTTGGAGAATCCGCGAAGAAAGCCGAAGCCCTCATCAAGGGGCTCGAGCAGCGCGGCGCAGTCAACACCGCCAAGGTCGAGTCCGTCGTGCGCACCATCCTCGCCGATGTGCGCCAGGGCGGAGATGCCGCAGTCGCCGAGTACGCCGTCCGCTTCGACGAGTTAGGCAAGGATATTTCCCTGCTCGTCTCGCGTGAAGAGATGCAGGCCGCATGGGACGACACTCCCGAAGACCTTCGCGAAGCCATGCAAGTTGCGCGGGCCAATATCCGCGCCTTCGCCGAAGCGCAGAAGCCGAAGGAGTGGACGATCTCTCCGCCTGAGCCCGCCAAGGGTGGCGTAAAGACAGGCCAGATCGTCCGCGCCATCGGAGCCGTAGGCTGTTATGTTCCGGGTGGACGCTATCCGCTACCATCTACTTTACTCATGACGGTAACCCCGGCGCAGGTGGCCGGCGTCCAACGCATCGTGGTCTGCTCCCCCAAGCCAGCGCGTGAGACCATGGCCGCCGCATGGCTCGCCGGAGTCACCGAGTTCTACCGCACCGGCGGAGCCCAGGCAATCGCCCTGATGGCCTACGGTACCGAGACCATCGAGCGCGTCGACAAGATCGTCGGCCCCGGCAATCTCTACGTCACCGCCGCCAAGGAGATCGTCTCGCAGGAGTGCGGCATCGACATGCCGGCCGGCCCAACCGAGATCGTCGTCACCAGCGAGCTTGGCGATCCTGCGGGCATCGCCGCCGACCTCGTCGCGCAGGCTGAGCACGATCCTGAAGCACTCGCCATCCTCATCACAAGCAACGAGCAGCTCGCTCACGCCGTCTCCGCCGAGGTGAACCGGCAGGCGAAGGACAATGAGATCGCGAAAGAGTCCATTGCCGCGCAGGGAGTTATTTTTGTAACCGAATCAGTTACAGTATCGCAAACCCTCACCAATCGTCTCGCGCCGGAGCATCTTTCTGTCGATTCCGCCGAGGACCTCGCATGGGTTCGTAACGCCGGATCGGTCTTCGTCGGCGCTTTTTCGCCGCAGTCCATGGGCGACTACGTCTCCGGCCCGAACCACGTTCTTCCCACAGGCCGCAATGGCCGCGTGCGCGGTGGCCTGAGCGTTTCGGACTTCCTTAAGGTCATCACCGTGCAGGAGTACACCCGCAAAGGACTCGATGCACTCGGCCCACGCGCCATCCTGCTCGCGGAGGCCGAGGGCCTCACCGGCCACGCCGAAAGTGTTCGCGTCAAGATGGGAAGGAAGTCATGA